Proteins found in one Lepisosteus oculatus isolate fLepOcu1 chromosome 22, fLepOcu1.hap2, whole genome shotgun sequence genomic segment:
- the LOC102684232 gene encoding hydroxycarboxylic acid receptor 2-like produces the protein MANVSCCAFEEPILDLVLPPVLLLEFVFGLLGNAVALWMFVFHMDTWKPNSVYLTHLAVADTLVLFCLPFRAVYYLRGKHWMYGDILCRILLFLLAANRAAGIFFLTAVAVDRYLKIVHPLSRINRLGLRYALCVSCGLWVLIVSMTAYLLTEPHFFLQNNRTQCESFNICPGNNPMATWHNVFYVIQYCIPVVIVSFCTICVTLQLKTKTKDTQGKIRRAVNFILAVALVFFFCFFPSSMSRISVWVLQAKHTDCSYFREANLAFYTSVCFTYFNSVLNPLVYYFSSPSFSGLFQKQFNKLFCRKTPEENHRPPENTNVATASTGDI, from the coding sequence ATGGCGAACGTCTCCTGCTGCGCGTTCGAGGAGCCAATCCTGGACCTGGTCCTGCCGCCCGTGCTCCTGCTGGAGTTCGTGTTCGGCCTGCTGGGCAACGCGGTGGCCCTGTGGATGTTCGTCTTCCACATGGACACGTGGAAGCCGAACAGCGTCTACCTCACGCACCTGGCGGTGGCGGACACGCTCGTGCTCTTCTGCCTCCCCTTCAGAGCCGTCTACTACCTGCGGGGCAAGCACTGGATGTACGGCGACATCCTGTGCCGGATTCTGCTCTTCCTGCTGGCCGCCAACAGGGCGGCGGGCATCTTCTTCCTGACGGCGGTGGCGGTGGACCGCTACCTGAAGATCGTGCACCCGCTGAGCCGCATCAACCGGCTGGGCCTGAGGTATGCGCTGTGCGTCTCCTGCGGACTGTGGGTGCTCATCGTGTCCATGACCGCTTACCTCCTCACCGAGCCCCACTTCTTCCTGCAGAACAACCGCACGCAGTGCGAGAGCTTCAACATCTGCCCGGGAAACAACCCCATGGCCACCTGGCACAACGTCTTCTACGTCATACAGTATTGCATCCCCGTGGTCATCGTGTCCTTCTGCACCATCTGCGTCACCCTGCAGCTGAAGACGAAGACGAAGGACACCCAGGGCAAGATCAGGAGGGCGGTGAACTTCATCCTGGCCGTGGCCCTGGTGTTCTTCTTCTGCTTCTTCCCCAGCAGCATGTCTCGGATCTCCGTGTGGGTCCTGCAGGCAAAGCACACGGACTGCAGCTACTTCAGGGAGGCCAACCTGGCTTTTTACACCTCTGTGTGCTTCACCTACTTCAACAGCGTACTCAATCCCCTGGTCTACTATTTCTCCAGCCCCTCGTTCAGCGGGCTGTTTCAGAAGCAGTTCAACAAGCTGTTCTGTAGGAAGACGCCAGAGGAGAATCATCGGCCGCCTGAAAACACAAACGTCGCCACTGCATCTACTGGCGATATATAA